The following proteins are encoded in a genomic region of Nitrospiraceae bacterium:
- a CDS encoding flagellin FliC, translating into MALVVNNNIASLNAQRNLGVSSSQLEGSVARLSSGLRITRAADDAAGLGISETLRAQIRSINQAVRNSNDGISLLQIADGGAEGIGNLLGRLRELAEQSASGILGSNERSFLDQEFVALRSEIDRISSVTEFNGVKLLSGTGNDSLSIQIGFRSSANDTLSLSLNDLNTNTLNLASTNVSTSGNALDALSNIDSAISAVASARANIGSLQNRIDAAVGNLQVANENITAAESRIRDADIAFESAKFVRNQILVQAGTSILAQANTLPQQALALLR; encoded by the coding sequence ATGGCACTTGTCGTTAACAACAACATCGCATCACTCAACGCCCAACGGAATTTGGGCGTGTCCAGTTCTCAATTGGAAGGGTCCGTCGCCCGTCTTTCTTCGGGTTTGCGAATCACCCGAGCGGCAGATGATGCCGCAGGTTTAGGAATTTCCGAAACCTTGCGGGCTCAGATTCGTAGTATTAATCAAGCAGTCCGAAATTCCAACGACGGTATAAGCTTACTGCAGATTGCGGACGGCGGTGCGGAAGGCATCGGCAATTTGTTAGGCCGTCTTCGGGAACTAGCCGAGCAATCAGCGAGTGGAATCCTCGGCTCGAATGAACGGTCTTTCCTCGATCAGGAATTTGTAGCCCTCCGTTCCGAAATCGATAGAATTTCTTCTGTGACCGAGTTTAATGGGGTGAAGCTGTTAAGTGGAACCGGAAATGATTCCTTGAGTATTCAAATTGGTTTCAGAAGTTCAGCAAATGATACGCTTTCCCTGTCACTCAATGATTTGAACACGAATACCTTAAACCTCGCCTCGACCAATGTGTCGACTTCCGGTAATGCCTTAGACGCACTGTCCAATATCGATAGTGCCATTAGTGCTGTGGCGTCTGCTCGAGCCAATATCGGGTCCTTGCAAAACAGGATTGATGCTGCTGTTGGGAATCTGCAAGTGGCGAATGAAAATATCACTGCCGCTGAATCACGGATTCGTGATGCTGATATTGCCTTTGAGTCAGCGAAGTTCGTAAGGAACCAAATATTAGTTCAGGCGGGTACGTCAATATTGGCGCAGGCCAATACGTTGCCTCAGCAGGCTCTAGCTTTACTGCGGTAA
- a CDS encoding glycosyltransferase, with amino-acid sequence MYIFPESPLAHKWLDDLSGLEIGASTHNPYGLKTRNVGLGGEGYAQEQLSLVGEVAPIDICAEASAIPLSSESEDFILASHVIEHCPDVIKTLLEWYRIVKPDGYLFLVVPHRDAAPSDRGKPLTEWEHVVQDYMRHATPESEPEAKSFLYCHYHVFSPSSMKNFISRIFGCRLALVEEQDPDDKVGNGFSLVYRKTKSLQNAFPWEFQGGGYSINVSRPADFYQNKKEEEKNPLTKPPQSAPSCRQRGENPVVDQGRPHDKMEKSKIRLVSVVVAAYNSERFMRGLLENLEAQTIADQMEIIIVETGSETQEINIVRDFQQRFANITYVRTSERVSAVAATNQGVRMAKGSYITLLPTDDRLRCDALEVMVRELEKHPELGTVYADVFMTQFENQTFHRFIRGGYSIRFDFSPDMMLTGYPMGPLFMWRKKVHEEVGIFDEKFLCAADYDFHCRVARHYPMRHISEFLGLYLQNPKGVVNSNPQISQEEFRAIIQANRPYFPPPIQKPLTILQYEKPVFPEKYVNIGMVTFNRLEFTKAALTALFQHTCFPHVITVVDNGSTDGTPEYLQSLHQQGFITNLILLPSNVGIAKASNLAWSQEPEAEYYLKLDNDIVIQKPGWLSRMVEVIDRIPELGAIAYNFERESYPVREIRGLPVRPKIGNLNGACTLIPKRTHQSLGFWCEDYGLYGEEDADYGLRIHLHGLQNAYMEDEKVGLHLPAGRAAHIDAQSFKATDGIEEETHAEYRAFKDEWRRKNVQDIAKKNWQDYQTGTKTLYCSTPFVREFQKEREQPEGSDLSSRPRVQADERPREVMLDIPRDTSHETWRTVSVIASDYICGRIRLLQPLLAGEGIWGKGSIVADANIYLNDTTLPPMGLGQVWAIQRNCRLSEETLKEAQSQGTRIVYDCDDLLWKIPVDNPNHGYFTPEYLQRMFGLMYTADCVTVSTEPIQADLKQRGIESTVLLNCLLRQEWEDFKPRRRAGSRPRVGWAGQANVHKGDTAIFETIVEALKDEVEWVFLGDAPPMVNSPGVLSEAFSMVDVAQYPKKLASLNLDLALAPLVPNPFNEAKSDIRILQYGILGYPVIGTDIFPHQHAPIIRLPHEPQAWIKAIRERIHDLGALEREGDHLRAWVLNHRLMEHVLPQYEQAWLGRDEKSSNRVPQSNIQSPPGPSYSPINHDKYSFDCSIIIPVWNKVELTRQCLTHLSEVTDGCSYEVIVVDNASTDETSAFLASLSGDIQVITNPANYGFAKACNQGAASAKGRFLVFLNNDTIPKPGWLRALLNEVESHLDVAIVGSKLLYPNNTIQHAGVVFAKHCLTPYHIFRGAPGDLQAANIRREFQVVTAACMLIRREEFHAVGQFDEIYQNGFEDVDLCLKVGKRGKKVIYQPESVLYHLEHQTPGRKDHEAERHNGIVLMERWASAIVVDEDVHTVSAGYANRYSLRDGRLQPSLQALQGDREITQWKRVQRVQEVQLRQRHAVGQGLNSQDDCELRALLSEYRDWPDDGAVLKWAAKLCQSLQLLDGERAFLKRILSMGEDRAARERLAKLALGGKDLPEATDHIQALLQSDPSNGSGHWLKGILLMQSQQCGEAALSFRRALQCGADSRKTSIGLGMACMGMGDVEEAWRVFDQIVADYPDDIEAMNGLIQAGTSLERWKGLGERLARFVERNPADCDMRFALAGVEFRASRFDVAKHQCEMLSLLKPDHEGLHDLEVLLQTAPLGRHALAN; translated from the coding sequence ATGTACATATTTCCTGAAAGTCCCTTGGCACATAAATGGCTTGATGACCTTTCGGGTTTGGAAATCGGGGCTTCTACCCACAATCCGTATGGATTGAAAACCCGGAACGTTGGATTAGGTGGAGAGGGATATGCTCAAGAACAATTATCCCTGGTCGGGGAGGTTGCTCCGATTGATATATGTGCTGAGGCCAGTGCGATACCCCTTTCCAGTGAATCAGAAGATTTCATCCTGGCGTCCCACGTCATAGAGCATTGTCCGGATGTCATCAAGACTTTACTTGAGTGGTATCGAATTGTGAAACCCGATGGGTACCTTTTTTTGGTGGTTCCCCATCGGGATGCGGCTCCTTCTGACAGAGGAAAGCCCCTTACTGAATGGGAGCATGTGGTTCAAGATTATATGAGACACGCTACACCAGAATCGGAGCCGGAGGCAAAAAGTTTCCTGTACTGTCATTATCATGTCTTTTCCCCCTCCTCCATGAAAAACTTTATTTCGAGAATTTTTGGTTGCCGTCTTGCGCTGGTTGAAGAACAAGATCCGGATGATAAGGTGGGGAACGGTTTTTCATTAGTTTATCGAAAGACCAAATCCCTTCAAAACGCATTTCCATGGGAATTTCAGGGTGGAGGGTATTCCATAAATGTTTCAAGGCCGGCGGATTTTTACCAAAATAAAAAGGAAGAGGAAAAAAACCCTCTCACGAAACCTCCTCAGTCAGCTCCTTCCTGTAGGCAAAGGGGAGAAAATCCGGTAGTGGACCAGGGCCGACCTCACGATAAAATGGAAAAATCCAAAATCCGGCTCGTTTCTGTCGTTGTCGCCGCTTATAACTCAGAACGGTTTATGCGGGGGTTATTGGAAAATTTAGAAGCACAGACCATCGCGGACCAGATGGAAATTATTATCGTAGAAACCGGCTCAGAGACGCAGGAAATCAATATTGTACGAGATTTTCAACAACGATTTGCGAATATCACTTATGTCAGAACATCTGAACGAGTGAGTGCTGTTGCGGCCACCAATCAAGGCGTTCGCATGGCTAAAGGGAGTTACATTACGCTACTGCCCACAGATGACCGGTTGCGTTGTGATGCCTTGGAAGTGATGGTCCGTGAACTTGAAAAACATCCGGAATTAGGTACGGTATATGCGGATGTGTTTATGACCCAGTTTGAGAACCAGACTTTTCATCGTTTTATTCGAGGAGGCTATTCCATTCGTTTTGATTTTAGTCCCGATATGATGTTGACCGGCTATCCTATGGGGCCTTTGTTCATGTGGAGGAAAAAGGTTCATGAAGAGGTTGGGATATTTGACGAAAAATTTCTATGTGCGGCCGATTATGACTTTCATTGCCGTGTCGCACGACATTATCCCATGCGACATATTTCAGAATTTCTTGGCTTGTATTTACAAAATCCAAAAGGGGTTGTGAATTCCAATCCCCAAATTAGCCAGGAAGAATTTCGAGCTATTATTCAGGCAAACCGGCCGTATTTTCCGCCACCTATTCAGAAACCCCTGACCATCCTTCAATACGAGAAACCCGTATTCCCCGAAAAGTATGTCAATATTGGCATGGTGACCTTCAATCGATTGGAATTTACCAAAGCGGCATTGACAGCACTCTTTCAACACACCTGTTTCCCCCACGTCATCACGGTTGTGGATAATGGAAGTACCGACGGTACGCCAGAGTATTTACAATCCCTTCATCAGCAAGGGTTTATTACCAATCTGATTTTGTTGCCATCCAATGTTGGAATTGCCAAGGCTTCCAATTTGGCATGGAGTCAGGAGCCTGAAGCAGAGTATTACCTCAAGTTGGATAATGACATCGTGATCCAAAAGCCTGGCTGGTTATCCAGAATGGTTGAGGTCATCGACCGTATCCCTGAATTGGGCGCCATTGCCTATAACTTTGAACGAGAGAGCTATCCCGTCCGTGAGATTCGGGGCTTGCCTGTTCGTCCGAAAATTGGAAATTTAAACGGAGCTTGTACCCTTATCCCCAAAAGAACGCATCAAAGCTTGGGATTCTGGTGTGAGGATTATGGATTGTACGGGGAAGAGGATGCAGATTATGGGTTGAGAATCCATTTGCATGGGTTGCAGAATGCTTATATGGAGGATGAGAAAGTGGGATTGCATCTACCTGCCGGAAGAGCAGCCCACATCGACGCACAATCGTTTAAGGCCACTGATGGAATTGAAGAAGAGACTCATGCTGAGTACCGGGCATTTAAAGATGAATGGCGGCGAAAAAATGTTCAGGACATCGCGAAAAAGAATTGGCAGGATTATCAAACGGGTACGAAAACACTGTATTGTTCGACTCCCTTCGTGAGGGAATTCCAAAAAGAACGAGAACAACCTGAAGGATCCGACTTATCCTCTCGCCCACGGGTTCAGGCTGACGAAAGGCCGAGGGAAGTGATGCTTGATATTCCACGAGATACTTCTCATGAGACTTGGCGAACCGTTTCTGTCATTGCGTCCGATTATATTTGTGGTCGTATCCGACTCCTTCAACCACTTCTGGCTGGCGAAGGGATTTGGGGAAAAGGCTCCATTGTCGCCGATGCGAACATTTATTTAAATGACACCACACTTCCCCCGATGGGGTTGGGGCAGGTTTGGGCTATTCAGCGTAATTGTAGGCTGTCAGAAGAAACTTTAAAGGAGGCCCAAAGCCAAGGTACCCGGATTGTTTACGACTGTGACGATTTGCTCTGGAAAATTCCTGTCGATAATCCGAATCATGGATACTTTACTCCTGAATATCTTCAAAGAATGTTCGGCCTTATGTATACGGCGGATTGCGTGACGGTGTCTACGGAACCTATTCAAGCCGATTTGAAGCAACGAGGAATCGAATCGACTGTTCTTCTGAATTGCTTGTTGCGTCAGGAATGGGAGGATTTCAAACCTCGACGTCGAGCGGGTTCCCGTCCTCGAGTGGGATGGGCAGGTCAAGCGAATGTGCACAAAGGCGATACCGCCATTTTTGAGACGATTGTGGAGGCTCTCAAGGACGAGGTGGAATGGGTGTTTTTGGGAGACGCCCCACCGATGGTCAATAGCCCAGGGGTGCTCAGTGAAGCATTTTCCATGGTAGACGTGGCGCAGTATCCGAAAAAATTGGCGAGTCTTAATCTTGATCTTGCATTGGCGCCATTGGTGCCAAACCCATTCAATGAAGCGAAAAGTGATATCCGAATTTTACAGTATGGAATATTGGGCTATCCGGTTATTGGCACGGATATTTTTCCCCATCAACATGCTCCCATCATACGGTTGCCGCATGAACCACAAGCCTGGATCAAGGCGATTCGCGAACGAATTCATGATTTAGGTGCCTTAGAAAGGGAGGGGGATCATCTGCGAGCCTGGGTATTGAACCATCGGCTTATGGAACATGTGCTTCCTCAGTATGAACAGGCCTGGTTGGGCCGTGACGAAAAATCCTCCAACAGGGTGCCTCAGTCGAACATACAGAGTCCACCAGGGCCCTCTTATTCCCCAATCAACCACGACAAGTATTCCTTTGATTGTTCAATCATTATTCCAGTTTGGAATAAAGTGGAATTGACCCGTCAGTGCTTGACTCATTTGTCGGAGGTCACAGATGGCTGTTCGTATGAAGTCATTGTCGTCGATAATGCATCCACCGATGAGACCTCGGCATTTCTGGCTTCTTTAAGTGGGGATATTCAGGTCATCACGAATCCGGCCAATTATGGGTTTGCCAAAGCCTGCAACCAAGGGGCCGCTTCTGCCAAGGGGCGTTTTCTGGTCTTTTTAAATAACGATACGATTCCGAAGCCAGGATGGTTGCGGGCTTTATTGAATGAAGTGGAGAGCCATTTGGATGTTGCTATTGTCGGGAGTAAGCTGCTCTATCCGAATAACACCATCCAACATGCCGGCGTGGTTTTCGCAAAACATTGTTTGACGCCCTACCATATATTTCGTGGTGCTCCGGGAGACCTGCAAGCGGCCAATATTCGTCGAGAGTTTCAGGTTGTCACTGCGGCTTGTATGCTCATTCGTCGTGAGGAGTTTCATGCGGTCGGGCAATTTGACGAGATCTATCAGAACGGATTTGAGGATGTGGACCTGTGCCTCAAAGTGGGCAAACGGGGCAAGAAAGTCATCTATCAACCGGAAAGTGTGCTCTATCATTTGGAACATCAAACGCCCGGAAGGAAGGATCATGAGGCCGAACGGCACAATGGTATTGTGCTCATGGAACGGTGGGCTTCCGCCATCGTGGTTGATGAGGATGTCCATACGGTTTCGGCGGGCTATGCTAACCGGTATTCTCTGCGTGACGGCCGGCTTCAGCCCTCCCTCCAGGCACTGCAGGGCGATAGGGAGATAACGCAGTGGAAACGAGTTCAACGTGTTCAGGAGGTTCAATTACGTCAGCGGCATGCCGTAGGCCAGGGCTTGAATAGCCAGGACGACTGTGAATTGCGCGCTCTCCTTTCCGAGTATCGAGATTGGCCGGATGATGGTGCAGTGCTTAAATGGGCGGCCAAGCTTTGCCAGTCGTTACAGTTATTGGATGGGGAGCGGGCATTTTTGAAACGGATACTGAGTATGGGAGAAGATCGCGCGGCACGGGAACGACTCGCGAAGCTGGCTCTCGGCGGGAAGGATCTGCCTGAGGCGACTGACCATATCCAGGCGCTCCTTCAATCTGACCCCAGCAATGGGTCGGGTCACTGGTTAAAGGGAATTCTGTTAATGCAATCCCAGCAATGTGGTGAGGCGGCCCTGTCATTCCGCCGCGCTCTTCAGTGTGGCGCAGATTCTCGAAAAACCAGTATCGGTTTGGGAATGGCGTGTATGGGGATGGGAGATGTCGAAGAAGCCTGGAGGGTTTTCGACCAGATTGTGGCGGATTATCCTGATGATATCGAAGCCATGAATGGGTTGATTCAGGCTGGAACATCCCTGGAACGATGGAAAGGCTTGGGGGAACGGCTTGCACGGTTTGTTGAACGAAATCCCGCAGACTGCGATATGCGCTTTGCGCTGGCCGGAGTGGAATTTCGTGCGAGTCGATTCGATGTGGCCAAGCACCAATGTGAGATGTTGAGCCTCTTAAAGCCCGACCATGAGGGATTGCACGATTTAGAGGTTCTCCTGCAGACGGCACCTCTTGGCCGTCATGCCCTCGCAAATTAA
- a CDS encoding glycosyltransferase family 9 protein, translating to MNKQVLIINITRMGDLIQMLPLLSRLEEEWPGVAIDLIVDKEFAHVASLIPGIRQVLMFDFQLLMDESRVRARDVVALYRELAGWVQPLLQVGYDRVVNLTFNRRSAFLVKYFGCADERGMTTTQDGSFVVKNPWMKYFVDFHVYRPLNRFNIVDLFSLGGSGPGSFSPLRLSVPQHMKEWARTYVRQAGPADEWIGIQVGASDPMKAWRPEYFGQMMAYLGQNRPVGFVLIGTKKEEADVRDAIRCYRQAGGLGSICEAVGQTTVPQLVALLNHCVLMVTNDTGPMHMAVGVNTPVLNVSVGHVNFWETGPFGPGHWVVQPEIMCGPCGFDKVCPHHACKDQIIPQEVGQLCLHLLGNHSFPSFSSKIRVYEGGVNEDQLGTFRLRAGTEEPRVSWYAEYWRQYWYQSFTGNPSLVPFSPTPPPDFSDCAQVWRRLAPQLDQLCIQADTVWDMCRQRPIPVDRLKARQYQLKVDTLTMQQVARPSLAFGPLAMAFFRDTFSLESLTLSGMAEEHAQAYHVFRTRGEENYRRLEGMFSHDPRGGRYARTIG from the coding sequence ATGAATAAACAAGTCCTCATTATTAACATTACCCGGATGGGTGATTTAATTCAGATGCTTCCCCTTCTCTCACGGTTAGAGGAAGAATGGCCGGGTGTGGCCATTGATCTGATTGTTGATAAAGAATTTGCTCATGTCGCCAGCCTCATTCCTGGCATTCGCCAGGTGTTGATGTTTGACTTCCAGCTGTTGATGGATGAAAGCCGGGTGCGAGCGCGAGACGTGGTCGCCCTCTACCGGGAACTTGCCGGTTGGGTTCAACCGTTACTTCAGGTGGGATACGATCGTGTCGTGAACCTGACCTTTAATCGCCGCAGTGCGTTTCTGGTGAAATATTTCGGGTGTGCAGATGAGCGAGGAATGACCACGACCCAGGATGGGAGTTTCGTGGTGAAAAATCCTTGGATGAAATATTTCGTGGATTTCCATGTGTATCGACCATTGAATCGATTCAATATTGTGGATCTTTTTTCGCTTGGCGGGAGCGGGCCGGGTTCGTTTTCTCCTCTTCGCTTATCTGTGCCCCAGCACATGAAAGAATGGGCACGGACCTATGTGAGACAAGCCGGGCCGGCCGATGAGTGGATTGGCATTCAAGTCGGCGCCAGTGATCCGATGAAAGCCTGGCGACCGGAATACTTTGGACAAATGATGGCGTATCTCGGCCAAAATCGGCCGGTCGGATTTGTGTTGATTGGCACGAAGAAAGAAGAGGCGGATGTTCGCGATGCCATTCGGTGTTACCGGCAGGCGGGAGGATTAGGAAGCATATGTGAAGCTGTCGGCCAAACCACTGTGCCGCAACTGGTGGCTTTGCTTAATCATTGCGTCTTGATGGTGACCAATGACACGGGGCCGATGCACATGGCTGTGGGAGTGAACACGCCGGTCCTGAACGTGTCGGTGGGCCATGTGAATTTTTGGGAAACCGGACCGTTTGGACCAGGGCATTGGGTGGTTCAGCCCGAGATCATGTGTGGCCCATGCGGATTCGATAAGGTCTGCCCTCACCATGCCTGTAAAGACCAGATCATTCCTCAAGAGGTGGGCCAGCTATGCTTACATCTCTTGGGTAATCATTCCTTCCCGTCGTTTTCATCCAAAATTCGAGTATATGAAGGCGGCGTCAATGAAGATCAGTTAGGGACATTTAGGTTAAGAGCGGGAACTGAAGAGCCACGCGTATCCTGGTATGCGGAGTATTGGCGGCAATACTGGTATCAATCCTTTACCGGGAACCCTAGCCTGGTCCCTTTTTCCCCAACGCCTCCACCGGATTTTTCAGACTGCGCGCAGGTATGGCGTCGTTTGGCTCCCCAGCTCGATCAGTTGTGTATTCAAGCCGACACCGTATGGGATATGTGTCGTCAAAGGCCTATCCCGGTTGACAGATTAAAGGCGCGCCAGTACCAGTTAAAAGTTGACACACTCACGATGCAACAGGTCGCCAGGCCGTCATTGGCCTTTGGCCCTTTAGCGATGGCCTTTTTTCGAGATACCTTTAGCTTGGAGTCGTTGACCCTTAGCGGCATGGCCGAGGAACATGCTCAAGCGTATCATGTATTTCGCACTCGAGGGGAAGAAAATTATCGGCGGTTAGAAGGAATGTTTTCTCATGATCCAAGGGGGGGTCGGTATGCACGTACAATTGGATGA
- a CDS encoding glycosyltransferase, producing the protein MDLLKQNIGILRDQAPVLAAQILQVPGGTLSIQPAKSGMPTALVNSRYLHSAYDPVREAERWAEERAKDCQGGEAIVLLGVGLLYHVQALRQVLPHDQVIMVVVPDLSEFADCVSVRTLEGWGKGVMWLAGSMADIAVQVTQKAKRVRVLSYEPAATVHREAYEHFRLQLREHLAQQLSGALHIMVVGPIYGGSLPIARYVVNALEGLGHRVSWVDHSPHYAGYQNLETIRDHRLRLTVQQRMSETLAVISLAHVAEDPPDLVLALSQAPLTMAVLEQMRRKKVLTAMWFVENFRHLTYWQQMVTGYDFWFVMQQGSCLDAFRKAGAKQVSYLPLAADPAIHQPMVFTEEERREFVADVSFLGAGYRNRRHILPSLVGHGWTFKLWGNEWDNPGALAPVLQRGGARIDTFTSVKIFNATSVNINLHSYTGDGFDPEGDGVNPRTFEIASCGAFQVVDTRTLLPALFDESMMAIINNPDQLIPIVQTYLHEPARRAAMAALSRKRVLEAHTYSHRMRTFLGAVGMASPDRLGAILQGDRHAESLVARSGTTPELIPMLKQFPQTERVELVDVAKSIRNKGPEARLNREELLILMMDEYRQEKRDFL; encoded by the coding sequence ATGGACCTGTTGAAACAAAATATTGGTATTCTTCGCGATCAGGCTCCGGTTCTTGCGGCTCAGATCCTCCAGGTACCAGGAGGAACCCTTTCGATCCAACCAGCTAAATCTGGAATGCCCACCGCGCTTGTCAACTCCCGCTATCTCCATAGTGCGTATGATCCGGTTCGCGAGGCAGAGCGCTGGGCTGAAGAACGCGCGAAAGACTGTCAAGGAGGGGAAGCTATTGTCCTCCTTGGTGTGGGACTACTCTACCATGTACAAGCCTTGCGTCAGGTGTTGCCCCATGACCAGGTCATCATGGTCGTCGTGCCAGATCTTTCTGAATTTGCGGATTGTGTCTCGGTTCGGACGCTGGAAGGGTGGGGGAAAGGGGTGATGTGGCTGGCGGGTTCAATGGCTGATATAGCTGTCCAAGTGACACAGAAAGCCAAGCGGGTCCGCGTTTTGAGTTACGAACCTGCGGCCACGGTTCATCGTGAGGCCTATGAACATTTTCGTCTACAGCTTCGTGAGCATCTCGCTCAACAATTAAGCGGGGCGCTTCACATCATGGTGGTCGGCCCTATTTATGGCGGGTCGTTGCCGATCGCCCGATATGTGGTAAATGCATTGGAAGGTCTTGGACATCGTGTGAGTTGGGTGGATCATAGTCCTCATTATGCGGGATATCAGAATTTGGAAACGATCCGTGATCACCGGTTGCGGCTCACAGTCCAACAACGGATGAGTGAAACGCTGGCGGTGATAAGTCTTGCTCATGTGGCAGAAGATCCCCCTGATCTCGTGTTAGCCTTATCCCAGGCTCCATTAACCATGGCCGTTCTAGAGCAAATGCGTCGAAAAAAGGTGTTAACGGCGATGTGGTTTGTGGAAAATTTTCGGCATTTAACCTATTGGCAGCAGATGGTGACGGGGTATGACTTTTGGTTTGTGATGCAACAAGGGTCATGCTTGGACGCTTTCAGAAAAGCCGGCGCCAAACAGGTCTCGTATCTTCCCTTAGCCGCTGATCCGGCCATTCATCAACCTATGGTTTTCACCGAGGAAGAGCGACGAGAGTTTGTTGCCGACGTATCCTTTTTAGGGGCAGGGTATAGAAATCGGCGACATATCCTCCCATCCCTGGTCGGCCATGGGTGGACATTTAAATTGTGGGGGAATGAGTGGGACAACCCTGGGGCGTTAGCGCCGGTTCTTCAGAGAGGGGGCGCACGCATTGATACTTTCACCAGTGTGAAAATTTTTAATGCCACCTCGGTCAATATTAATTTGCATTCGTACACGGGAGATGGATTCGATCCGGAGGGAGATGGGGTGAATCCCAGGACATTTGAAATCGCCAGTTGCGGGGCGTTTCAAGTGGTCGATACCCGCACCTTGCTTCCGGCCCTTTTTGATGAATCGATGATGGCAATAATTAACAATCCGGACCAGCTTATCCCAATTGTCCAAACCTATCTGCACGAACCAGCCAGGCGAGCGGCCATGGCTGCATTGTCCCGGAAACGGGTATTAGAGGCGCATACATACAGCCATCGGATGAGGACCTTCCTAGGCGCCGTGGGCATGGCGAGCCCTGACCGGCTCGGAGCTATCCTTCAGGGGGATCGTCACGCTGAATCTTTGGTGGCGCGAAGCGGGACGACTCCGGAATTGATTCCAATGCTGAAGCAGTTTCCTCAAACTGAGCGTGTGGAGTTAGTGGATGTGGCGAAAAGTATTAGAAATAAAGGGCCTGAAGCCCGGCTGAATCGTGAAGAACTACTGATTCTGATGATGGATGAATACCGCCAGGAAAAACGGGATTTTCTTTGA
- a CDS encoding glycosyltransferase family 9 protein codes for MSRALLIQLARLGDLVQSLPVLTALQSAYPERPLDLLCPSPLVALGEVFPCVDRVFPWNGEQWHELATTKMTDCDQQLARATRYLADHAFPPYALAYNLNNHPRGILAAHVLSGLVVGPGEYGPLNQTPPAWAGYLRRIAQHRGSNRVHLADAFCGMCQVLPPRDVPHLKAPKEAWPFELELPVNGEPSTLIGIVLGAGDADRRVPLSVWQDLIVACAEQIPQCFLLLVGGAGEREAALALEHRLPIKYLNRVVNGCGRTSLPQLVALLNRCQWVVGSDTGPLHLGTMCGARAIGWYFSRARVHETGPYGVGHYVWQRAGAQLRESPDVPDVSAVGSFSAYWPVMETVHLIRGNPVNATTDEWDLWTGNRDEWGVFYTRDGIPDVAVLRRKDTWEELSQLASQGIRMEVSKLSGRLR; via the coding sequence ATGTCCCGAGCCCTTTTAATACAATTAGCTCGGCTGGGTGATCTGGTCCAATCCCTTCCTGTTCTGACTGCCCTGCAATCTGCCTATCCTGAGCGACCGCTTGATCTTCTTTGCCCTTCGCCTTTGGTGGCGCTTGGAGAAGTTTTTCCTTGTGTGGACAGGGTTTTCCCTTGGAATGGGGAACAATGGCATGAATTGGCCACGACCAAGATGACAGATTGTGACCAACAATTGGCCCGAGCCACACGCTATCTGGCTGACCACGCCTTTCCTCCGTATGCATTGGCCTATAATTTGAATAACCATCCCCGAGGGATACTTGCTGCCCATGTATTGAGTGGTCTGGTTGTCGGGCCTGGCGAGTATGGACCATTGAATCAGACGCCTCCGGCATGGGCGGGATATTTACGTCGCATTGCTCAGCATCGAGGAAGCAACCGGGTGCATTTAGCGGATGCGTTTTGCGGGATGTGTCAGGTTCTTCCGCCGCGGGACGTTCCCCACTTGAAGGCCCCTAAGGAGGCATGGCCCTTCGAGCTGGAACTGCCCGTAAATGGTGAACCTTCTACTCTCATCGGAATTGTTCTTGGTGCGGGAGATGCCGACCGGCGAGTTCCTCTTTCTGTGTGGCAAGACCTGATTGTTGCATGCGCTGAGCAAATTCCTCAGTGCTTTCTGCTTTTGGTCGGTGGTGCTGGAGAGCGGGAAGCGGCATTGGCCTTAGAGCATCGCCTTCCCATTAAATATCTCAATCGGGTGGTGAATGGGTGTGGTCGGACTTCGTTGCCCCAGCTTGTGGCTCTTCTGAATCGGTGTCAGTGGGTGGTCGGCTCGGATACGGGACCATTGCATCTGGGAACGATGTGTGGAGCTCGGGCGATCGGCTGGTATTTCTCCCGGGCCAGAGTCCATGAAACGGGCCCCTATGGGGTGGGTCATTATGTGTGGCAACGCGCGGGAGCGCAACTTCGGGAGAGCCCGGATGTCCCTGACGTAAGCGCTGTAGGATCATTTTCTGCCTATTGGCCTGTGATGGAAACCGTCCATTTAATACGGGGAAACCCGGTGAATGCGACAACAGATGAGTGGGATCTCTGGACCGGCAATAGAGATGAGTGGGGGGTGTTTTATACCCGGGATGGCATTCCAGACGTGGCTGTTCTCCGGCGAAAAGATACCTGGGAGGAGCTGTCTCAGCTGGCGAGTCAAGGTATTCGGATGGAAGTCTCGAAGTTGTCGGGAAGGCTCCGGTAG